ACTATGTATATTCTAGTATatgtgtaatggtatctcattgggattttaattttattgctctaatgattaatgatgttgagaatcttttcatgtgcttcgtTATCACTCACATGCTTCTTTGACTCCAAGGTCAAACCTTTTGACCttttatattggtttttttttcttattattgagttttgaaagTTCCTTATAAATATTGCATACAAGTTCTTTATCACGTTGAAATCAGATAGTTAGTcctccaaatttccttttctttttcaaagtcatTTCAGCTATTATTGGCCcattgtatttccatataaactttaaaatgtataaatttctttttttaaagagtcctgttgggattttttaaagaatcctgttgggattctttttttaaagagtcctggggtctccaggatcaggccctgggctgaaggcggcgctaaaccactaagccacctgggctgcccacgtttttatttttcaaacatttattttgttttgtcatttagaggtttgttttttttttcttaccatttatTACCAAGGGGGAAATGGGACAATCCTGATGCCAGAATCTTAGAAGCTTCTTACTTCGTGCTCCATTCCCAGACGGTGATTGAAAATCTTTCCAGTGCTTTTATTCCTGCATGGTTTTCACCTAGCCACCAGCCCTCAACCCTTCTGACCCACCTTCTGGCCTGCGGTCCCTGGAGTGGGTCCCTCTTCCCCACACTGGCAGGAAGCTGCCCTCTGGGCTCAGTTGCTGACCCCTTCCTAGGTGTCTCTGAGGACCTGCAGGCTGGAATTCCTGCAGATCATTTTAGGGAGAACTGACAAGTGAAGCATCTGATTTTCCAGTTCCTAGctcttatttcatttgtttgcttttatgtGCTAGCATGTATTATAGTATTATAATGTGGGATATTAATGGTGATGGTAGCTATTCTTATCTAATTCCCAATTTCCATTCTTTCTCCACTGAGtataatgccttttttaaaaaaaaattatttatttatttttgttagagAAACAGAGTGTATGAGTGCACGaagtgggagggggcagagggagaagcagactcatcactgagcagggagcctgttgcagggctccatcccaggaccctgggaccatgacctgagcttaaggcagatgcttcaccaactgagccacccaggtgcccaaaattaattaattaattaattaattaattaattaatttagagagggggagggaggttgaggagcagagggaggagagagaatcttaagcagggtccatgcccagcatggagccagatgcgcgtcttgatttcacaaccttgggatcatgacctaagctgaaatcaagagtctgttgcctaaatagctgagccacccaggtgtccctatgatACTTGATAGagagtttgtttatttgctttttgggttaGCCATTATCTAGTTTGATAACATCTCTTTTTATCATGGATTACTACTGATTTTTACAgagcagatatttaaaaatttagatattcttctcatttaatgTGTCTGTATGGTATGTCTATCCTGTACTTATTTGCCTTCACatcattctttcctcttttttgctCTGCTCTCTAGTGTTCAGGAAATAACCCCTGCAGGCTCCAATTCCTAGGTTCTCCAATATTTGGCTGCTCTCCAGGTTCAAGCAACAAGGACACCAGCAGATTACAGCCCAGGAGGACAGAAACagccttctttctcttcattaGGTGGCTTCTATTTTGATGGCTATAGCTTCTCCATGGCTCTAGCTCTAGCTCCCATCATACTGGTTAACCATGGTTTTAGATTCTGTTGACATCAACTCCCAATCTCCTGCAACACTACCTCCTTCTTCAATTTGTCCCTCTACACTAGAAATGGGAGTGACTTCCTCAAGTTAAGTATTGGTTTGCCTGACTACCTGGTTTGGCCTCTCCATCACTTGAATAACCAATATCTTGCATTAAATTCTGTCCAAGTTATAGAATCAGAgtagtttctgttttcctgaagTATCTCTGACAGTTGCACTTAGCTAATTATATTGTTGATTTTCTAGCTGTGAATCCCTCTTTTCAGTCCTAGGAAAAACTTAACTCAGTTACAAGCAATTAAATGTGCTTAAGTCTCTTAGATCACatataaccaaaacaaaacaaagcagaacacCCCAGGGACACTAACACTTCCTCTAAGTAATtctatttctctcctcttcttcacAAAGGATccttttcaataataattttctgCACTCTAGTATGTATGtctatatattcaaaaaattcTAAGAAGAAATACAGAGACATATTCAGCTTGTAAAAAAATTCCAGTACTACATATAAAACTCTATAGAGCTACTTGTGGAAAATAGCCCAAGTGGTACTCAGAAGGATATTTGCAGTCATAAGaagatttattaataaaatagtgCAGCTATAAGAAACACTAAAATAGTGCACTATaagaaacagtgtggaggttacTGGAAGAATTCAAAACAGAACGACCACatggtccagcaattccatttctgggattttgctggaagaaaacaaaaacacaaattcaagaagatatatgccctatgttcactgcagcattatttacaatacacaacatatggaaacaacctaagtgtccaccaatGGGTGAAGGGACAAGgatgtgaaacacacacacacacacacacacacacacaccacaaatatacatacatatattcacagtggaatattactcagtcattaaaaagaataaaatattttcatttgcaacaacatggatggatcttgaggggcATTACATtagatgaaataagtcagagaaataaaatactatatggtctgatttatatgtggaatctaaaaaaaaaaaagctcatagatacagataactgattagtggttgccagaagcaggGGCTAGAgtgtgggtgaaatgggtgaaggtggtcaaaaggtacaaatttctagTTACAAAATAATTAAGTCTTGGATAagtaatgtacagcatggagaCTATAGTTATTAATACtctactgtatatttgaaaattgctaagaagacggatcttaaaagttctcatcacaagaaaaaattatattactgtgtagtgatggatgttaactagacttactgattatttcacaatatatatactATCacatcattatgctgtacatctaaaactaatattatgttgtatgttgattatatctcaataaaaaaataaagtccattaatgagaaaagaaagcacgGAGATCataacaagaaatttaaaaaaaagaataagctaatTTGAAAAAGAGCTAAACtgatatctagaaataaaaatatagttattgaAATTAAAATCCCAATGGACAAAAATGGTAATATTTACAACATgcaaaaatttcaagaaattagagaaagaataCCATATTgaactcaaagaaatagaatatagaaaataatgaaatgcagAAATGATGAATTAGAAGACAAAGGAACCAACTAACAAAAGCCTATACTTTGAAAAGACTGATATAACTGACAGTTTTATAAGTAtaatcaattaagaaaaaaaaaacagaagtaagtAGTATTAGTTAAATTATATTGTGCAAAATATAGGGgcagaaggaatttaaaaattataagagaatactatatATATCATTACCAGATGGTGAACAAGGATAggtttttacataaaaatatatttcatcttgGACACCAGGGAGGGATCACCAGGttgcgatcccggggtcctgggatcgagtcctacatcaggctccccacaggaagcctgcttctccctctgcctatgtgtctacctctctctctgtctctcatgaataaataaatctttgaaaaaattcatctaataaactcagaaaaaatgatagaaataccAAATTAACATTGTGTAACCCTTAAATAATGGATAAATATGCTAATCTTCGAAGTTTGCAAACATGAACACAAAGGAAGACTGACATTTGGTTCCTTGTGATAAAAATTCACAATATCATCTTTGGGTAGTCTttccaaacaaaaaaagagagagtaaaaaattatactttaatctGATGAAACTTCTACCGATTTAAAGAAATACAGACGGAGGACACCAGTGTTGCAATCAGTAAAACCTATGCCATATGAAACTGAACAAAACACGAGTTCTTTTTTCAACAGAAAAATGACAAGGAAAATAGGTAATAAATGTATGTGGGGAGGTGTAGGATCTATAAATTAATGGGAATAAGAGCAATGACAATGAATAGACTGGATTTGACCctagttcaagaaaaaaatatatttttaagaagtcagGCAAATGTGAAAAATAACTGGACACTTgatgatattaattttaaagtagGATATTTGTAATTGACCATTTATGTTTCATAAAGGATTCCTATCTTTTAGAAATAGACacttaaggggtgcctggattgcttagtggttgagggtctgcctttggcccaggttatgatcccagggtcctgggatcgagtcccacctcaggctccccgcaaggagcctgcttctccctctgcctatgtctctgcctctctctctgtatgtctgtcatgaataaataaacaaaatttaaaaaagggaatagATACTTAAATATTCAAAGATGAAATGGCATGATATCTAGgattttcttctcattatttcAGTGGCAGAGATGGGAGTAGATATGGGTATAAATGTAACAGGTAGGCTGTGTGTTGATGATTGTGGATTCTGATGTCAAGTGTATTGGTTTTATTATACTATTCTCTCTACtgttgtatatgtttgaaattttctacaataaataGAATTAACAAATATATGTAGCCATTAAATTTTAAGCCCCACGTGATAATAGACCATTATTTAGAGAAGATATTAGTTACTCAGTAGGTTcaagcagaaatagaaaactgtTATTGAGAAATACAAACTGAAACTATCCTCAAAGCTTCAGTCACATTCAAATGTTTCAGGACAAGGCAGTCAGGAACCAGTTCTATCAAATAACAAGCAAAAAGTTAACCACCATGTCATGTAAACACATCCAAGGCATACAAAAAGATGGGCAATTTTCACCTTATTTTCCAATCTAGATCTGCATAATAAGAAAACCAGCTAAGGACACTTTAAAAACAGAATGCTTAAGCCAAGCTCACCTACATATAGGCAAAGATTCTaaacaaattcatagaaatttaaatatagcACTGAATTAAGTGGAAAAATGAGGCTGAATCCAagaaatataatgatataatattaGAAAAAACTGCCTAAAATACTAATAAGATTTAAAAGGCATTTGATCATGTATTGAAGTAaagaaaaactttggaaaaaaattcaacGTGAATGCATAATATCATTTAGCTAGCTAATATTAGAAGGGAACTTCCATTTCCTAAAATCTATAGCAAACAAATTTAAACGTGAAATATGAAATGTTAGTAGCATTCCCATTATTATAAAGAGCAAGGCACAGCAGTGTGCTACCAACTGTAACTGTTCAAAACTAGATTAGAATGCATAGCCAGAGgataagaatacaaaaataaataacagttaggaatagtaaaaagaaatataaattatttattgcaAATATGATCATCATTTAGAAAATCCAGAGGAAAAGGCTACagattatttaagtaaataagtaaCTTCAGAAAACTGGTGTATATAGATAACTATAGTAAAGTCAAGACCCTTGTCGTACAAAGCAGTAATTATTagaacatgtatatatgtattataaatgagaatcaaaattaaaattaatttcaccacAATGTTCAATGTTGGATAAAGTCAAAATACCTGAGTCTCCTAAAATTATGCAGATCTGCCTCTTTCCTGTAGGAAGTAGATCAGAAAGTTCCTGAAAGTCTGTTTGACTAGTGAAGAGATCCCATCAACACTAAGTATTTTCTCTGACATCTCAGAACCTGTCCTGcaccccaccccgacccccacccacCTTGCTGTGCGGATTCTGGATCTCACCCCACGGCTGGGTGGAGATGGTGGGCGGAGCCACCGTCTGCAAGGGTTTAAGCTGAGAAATTGTCCAGATCTTGAGAGAGGAGGTGATATTTCCCAAGGAGCTTTTAATCAAAGAACCAGGAGCCAAAATAAGAACCTACTTCCCAAGAGGACTTTGGATACTACTCACATTATAACAGAGGGGGAACCACAAGAGTCATACTCCTGGGACCCCAGCCGGCCCCCCATGAGTAGCCGGATGTACGTAACAGTGACTTCCGTTTCTGGGGTCTGAGGGAGGTGAGCCGGTGGAGCAGCTGAGGGAGGGAACCAAGCGCTGCCCAGGTAAAATACGAATATCCAGTAAAGTTCGAGGGAATCCCTCCTTAGGTAGTTCCAGGCAGGGATGACCCAATGTAGTACTCTCCGAATTCTTCGAAGAACTCAAAGAAATAGCTTTGGACCCAGGATGGGGGTATCGGAGGAGTCGATGAGGGCCCTCGTGTGTATTCAGTAAAACTTCTTGCCCCCCATGACAGAGGTGTCCGTGTGGAGCCGGGCCCTTGCCGCCAGCCAACTTCTCCTTCAGAGAACTCGGAGAAATAATAGCTTTGGACCCCGGGTGGGGGTATCGGACGAGTCGATGAGGGCCCTCGCGTGTATTCAGTAGAACTTCTCGTCTCCCATGACAGAGGTGTCCATGGGGAGCCGGGCCCCTGCTGCCAGCCATGGGAAACCCTGAAGGGTGAGGATGTCTGACTCGGCCGCTGCCTTGGGCCAACAGAGGAAGGAGTCCTAGGCTCTGCCAGGAGCCAACAAACACCCCTGCTTATCTTTTAGGAGGAGCCGCCTCCCTAGAACAGTGGAGGCCGTAAAGAGCCCCACTCCTGCTGTTAGCCCTTGGAAGCCCCTGGTATGGCCGTAAGGCTCAGGTGCCTCCTCGCTTCACCTTTTGGttatttgggggaggaggggtgcatAAGAGCCTTGGTCTAAGGCTGTATGATTCAGGTTAGCAGAGGCCGCCCTAGGGGTAGCTTTGAGTGAAATTCAGAACCTTATTAAACAAGGACTGAGCGGAATTTGTCCTCAGGACAAAAGGGGCCCGAAGAGTACATCCCCTACTATAAGCCCTGGTGGATCCTCAGCAGGGCTAGGAAGCTAAGATGTCTCTCATTCTCAGTGGTCCCAGGGAGACAAGAGCCCTATTAGAAGGAGATGACTCAGGCCATTCTGGAAGTCAAAGTgagacagaggtggggaggaTACACAGAGTTAGGACCTTCCTCTGTAGTCAGCCCTGGAAAACCATGGGAAAATTGCATTCTGAGTTTCCTCTCACCCCCACACCTTACCCCCAACCCCACTGCATATTCCAGGATATCAGGTGGATGAGAGCCTTGGTGTGATTGTTAAAGCCCTCAGGTCTGCAGAAGGGAGAATACCTGGCAGTCAAGGGGAGGAGGCatgataaggaaactgagcatTGAGCAGACCACTCATCACAGAAGGAGCTGTTTCATAGAGCCCTCCATGTGACATCATCCCTCAAAGGAGTCCCTGGGGAAGAGATATTAAACTGAGTCCTCCCTAAACTTTTCCTTAACCTTTCAAAAATATGAGATTCTTGCTTTGTGGGGATAGGTCTAAGGTCAGCCAAGAGAGGAGTCCTAGGCTCTGCAAGAAGCCAAGGTGAGGATTCTAAGTGAGGAGTGAGAACCCTTATTATCCCAGGATGGAGAAGGTCCCACATAGCTTTGCCATTGCTGTCATCTCAGGGTACCCCTGAGCAGATGTGCTGAGATGTGATTTCCCTTCAGTTCCTCCTCCAGGATGTCAGGGAGGTGAGGGCTTTGAGTCAGCCTCAAATCAGTTAAGCAGAGGACCTCAGGTCCTGCAAGAAGTCAAGGTAATGGTGctgaatgtaaatggaaacaCCTACTACTCCAAAACAGGGGAGGCACCTTAGAGCCTGGACCTGCCAAACCCTGTATCAGCTCCAGCAGGACTCACATGAACTCTAGTTACTTCCAGAGTCCTCAGAGGGAAAGGCTACTCCAAGAAAGGAAGCCTTGTGGGTTCCTAGAGCAGTGTCCTCAAGGAAACCTAGAGAGATGGCTGTTGATAAAGCCCAAGATGGTATCTCCCTGCCAGAGGTATCATGCCATTTCATCCTCTTTCCTCCAGGTCACTGAATCATCTATCCTCTTTTCCACACTTGTGTCTGCTGTCCCTGACCAGAATCATCATGCCTCGGGGCCAGAAGAGTAAGCTTCGTGCCCGTGAAAAACGCCGCCAGGCTCGAGAAGGGCCAGGGCAACTGGTAGCTGCTCAGGCCACTGTACCAGAGGAGGAAGAGTCCCACCCTTCCCCATCTCATGTTGAAGATGCTCCCCAGAGCTCACCTGCCACTGAAACACCAGGAAATCCTCAAGTTACTGGGAAAGTCTCTACCAGCACtactgctgctgcagctgctccaaatacaaaatttaatgaaGGTGCCAGCAATCAAATGGAGGAAAAGCCAAATGCCTCACAGGCCAAGGATACCACTGAGCAATGGCGCAAAGGCCCGGTAGACAAGAAGGTTGCTATGTTGGTCTACTACCTGCTGTACAAGTATCAAATGAAAGAGCCCATTACCAAGGCAGATATGTTGAGAAATGTAATCCAGATGTACAAGAATCAATTCCACGAGATCCTCAGGAAAGCCTCTGAGCACTTGGAGCTGGTTTTCGGCCTTGACGTGAAGGAAGTGGATCCCAACAGGAATACCTATGTCCTTGTCAACAAATTAGAATCCAGCTGTGATGATAAAGTAAATTATAATTCAGGTGTGCCCAAGACTGGCCTGTTGATGACTGTCCTGGGCGTGATCTTCACAAAGGGCAACTGTGCCACTGAGGAGCAAGTCTGGGAAGTGCTGAATATGATGGGGTTATATGATGGAATTAAGAACTTCATCTATGGGGAGCCCAGGAAGCTCATCACCAATGATTGGGTGAAAGAAGAGTACCTGGAGTACCGGCAGGTGGCCAATAGTGATCCTCCACGCTATGAGTTCCTCTGGGGCCCCAGAGCTTATGCTGAGACCAGCAAGATGAAAGTCCTAGAGTTTGTGGCCAAGATCCACGATACAGTCCCCACTGCCTTCCCAGGCTGGTATGAAGAGGCTCTGAAAGATGAGGAAGAGCGAGCTCGAGCCAGAGTTGTAGCCAAGGCTTGTACTGCTGCTGTGGCCAGTGCACGTGGCAAGGCCATGGCCAGCAGCTTCTCCTGCCCCAAGTAAAAGATGAGGAAGGTTATTACTATGTGTTTGAAGAGAACAACTAATGTTCTCATTAGTGGAAGGTCAGGGGTGGAGCTGGAGACTAGAGTACATAACATGTTTGTTTTCCTGTTCTGTGTAGtaatctgaatatttatttaaatgttgatcttttttttcttttattagagagagagagtgtgagcataactgggaagggcagagggagagagagaatcttaaacaggctctgTGCCtagggcagagcccaatgtggggcttgccTTTAAAACCgtgaacctgagccaaaacctagtCAGATATttcactgactgtgccacccaggctcctcagtGTTGCTCCTTTTAATAGGTTTAACTAGCTTCAGAATCTGAGTTCGTAGATGATGTAAATCACACATTTATTGATGTTTATGAGTTTTAAGAGagttttactattttatagaACAAACTGggaaatttcccattttatttagttactttGGAATAGGATAAAGTAGTAGTGGATTAGGCATTCCCTTGGAAATGTGAATGAACTCAGCAGTAAAATTCAGGGATcaagaaatagagaataaagtGAAAGATGATACATTCTTGCATTCCTTTATCACTATTTTGTCTGTTCTGTAAAAttaagagataaatatatatgcttaGATGTGCTTCACTTATTCAAGAATGTAGAATTAATTGCAGCATAATAAATTAGACCTCTTGAACactgtctcatttatttcttacattcctTCAGCATCTGCTCTTTGGGAGGTTCCTGCTAGTACTGGGAGTGTCAGGATAAACAAGACCCACCCACTGTGCCCATAAAATTTTAGAGTGTAGTAACAGCTGTTAAGTAGGAAAGAGGATGGAATACACCCTAAGGCCTAAGGACAAGTCAAAAGAAGAGGATACGGAAGGATCCAGTCCTGAGAATACCAGTCCTGAGAAGCCAAGGGTTATCGCCCTGAGGCCAATGGGTGTAGGGCCTTAGAAAACTGCAAGTTCTTTGGTGTGAATCAGTTTTACCTGAAGCTGGGTGGTGGATCAGATGAGCTGTGGGAGTGGTGGGCAGGAGCCAGACCCTCAGAAGTATTACATGATGGCAATAAAGGCAATTcactaatgggaaaaaaaaaacaaaaaaaaaagcagctgtgTCCAGAGTTGAGAGGCTAAAGCCTGGAATGAAAAACTGTTTCTAGCAATTACTTTTTAAGACCATGAATTAATCAGAGAGAAATCTTCACTTGGGACAGGAATGGAAGGTATCCTGAATTCTTTCCCACTGTTCCTTTCCAGTGCAGTTGAGCATAGCACACAAACTATGCTTTATGCATGTCATTGCCACAGAGTTTCTGAGAAATAGGAGTGATACACAACATGGATATGCTCAGAAGCCACTCTGCTAGCAGTTTTTGTTCTGGCATGGAAGAGACACAGCCCACTACATTAAAGCTTATTTTATTAAGTTGTGTGTAATTTGGCAAACTCCCAAGTgggggctatttttttttcttttttcttttgagggctatatttttaatgtaattgacGTAAATGAAAAATAGAGGTGGTTTGGATGGAAGGACAATTGGAGGGAGGTGGTTCTTGACACATAGGACCTTTAAGTTCCACCTAACTGGGAAAGACTCCCTCAACACACAATAACATATCCTAAAAACTTGCAGAGTAAACAATTTAGCTTTACTTGCTATGCATGATGTTGGCTGATGTGTTGTGCTGTCCCATAGAATGCTGCATATTCTCTGATACCTCttggataaaaaaataacagcagatTTTAGTAGAGTCAGGGGTCaaaaaagtaatagtaataactgaaaattattaaagaatacaTGCCAGACATTGTGCCAAGTGcttttatacattatatacatgcCAGGACATCAGCTGGCTCATAAATGTCAGAAGTGGGGACTGGACTTCTGGTCTGAATTCGTTTAGAGTCCCTCACTGTTCCATGTCTTTTTGAATtaagcaaaagttttttttttctcttaattaattTCTATTCTCACTACTCCACAATATCTTTAAGGCAATTGAGATGAAGGACTCTGTTGCCAATGTATTAAGCCCAGgcataacaaataaaaaagaaaatgataattaaaaacaatttcaggATAGTCCGTGGGCTTAATTAACCTGGGCTCCTCCTGCTTCTATCCCCAGAGCTCCTTGAGAGCTACTCAACCCAGGTCCCAGCACTTGGGACCAGTTCTAGCACTTCTGAATTACATCGCTCTTGCCCTGGGTCTTCCTAGTATGCCCTCATGTCAAAATCTGGATCCTGACCAACTGTCTAGCTTCCTTTCATCAGGCTGTACTCTGTTCCCAATTAAACAAAGCCCAGAATCACCTGCCTTTCCCCTAATTTAGAGCATTCCAAACACTGAAGGTTGTCTGTCCTATTCCTGACCATGGAACCACCATGAAATAAGAACTGTCCCATCCAGGTGGCTGTTTATTTTGACAGTAAAGTTTAGACTGCTCATCTGCTCTGGGTGCTTCTTTCGCACTCAAAGTTTTTTCGAAGTCAGCTTGTGAGCAGTAGGATTGGGTACAGGATCTACTGATTCTTGTAAGATAATCCTGAAGTTAGGGAAGATATTTTAGAAAGCAGATGAGATTCTTAAGGAATTTAATCTGATAAATTATTGAGACTGACCACTGAATTCATAATATACTGAAAAGTGAGCTTAAGTAAGTGGCCAGGAACCAGAACCTCCCTCCTAAGTGGTAGATGAGGAAAGCCCAAAGAAATCACTATATAGCAACCATTGGCAGAGGCTGGATTCCTAAAATCATGGGTGTCTTTCCAGGAGGGTGTAGTAATTTTCTACTGCTGACAAACAAATTACTATAAATCAGGATACTTATAACAACACACAtgtattatttcacatttctgtAGGTAATATATATGGGTTGGCTGTGCAGTTTTCTTTGTTCAGGGTTACACAAAGCCCAAATCAAACTGTCAGTCTGAGTTCTTGCGAGATACTTAGAAGAAACTCATTCCACACATACACAGATTGCTCTCAGAATCCAGTTCTAGGAGAAATTCAGTGCTTTGTGATGATAAGGGCTCATTTCCTTGCTGCCTGTCAGCTGGAGCTGCCATCACTCCTCAAGGTCTCTCTCCACTTATAGGCTCCTGTTTCAGAAACTGCACGTTGACTCAGTCTCCTCTGGAAACTCTCCTACCCTCA
The window above is part of the Vulpes lagopus strain Blue_001 chromosome X, ASM1834538v1, whole genome shotgun sequence genome. Proteins encoded here:
- the LOC121482289 gene encoding melanoma-associated antigen B10-like, giving the protein MPRGQKSKLRAREKRRQAREGPGQLVAAQATVPEEEESHPSPSHVEDAPQSSPATETPGNPQVTGKVSTSTTAAAAAPNTKFNEGASNQMEEKPNASQAKDTTEQWRKGPVDKKVAMLVYYLLYKYQMKEPITKADMLRNVIQMYKNQFHEILRKASEHLELVFGLDVKEVDPNRNTYVLVNKLESSCDDKVNYNSGVPKTGLLMTVLGVIFTKGNCATEEQVWEVLNMMGLYDGIKNFIYGEPRKLITNDWVKEEYLEYRQVANSDPPRYEFLWGPRAYAETSKMKVLEFVAKIHDTVPTAFPGWYEEALKDEEERARARVVAKACTAAVASARGKAMASSFSCPK